The Fortiea contorta PCC 7126 genome has a segment encoding these proteins:
- a CDS encoding Mu transposase C-terminal domain-containing protein: MLEKKARQDEQNNLFEVAPIGTELTVSTQQDRKILIEQIEDAQTKTEILLKMDAIEDIRTASGDSKQERIKQWAQKLGKHPRTITRMLSKADKEGLAAIAKATRSDAGKRRGKKQWHQSVEYWIDFIEKTYKDGNKNSRRMNRNQVYNQVQGHAELELGLKEGEYPSHVFVYQVLAPLVEKKKVRHPGQGSRIVIKTTAGELVVERSNQVWQIDHTRLDSLLVNENLELAGSLYITVVIDSYSGCAMGFYLGFEAAGSHEVALALRHAMRPKQYPPDYQIQHEWMLAGLPEYIVTDRAKEFKSGHLRQIAMDLNIQLRLRAYPQQGGLIESLFDKANKEVLSMLPGYKGSNVQKRPSDAEKYACITYEEFERILTRYFVDHYNQHLYPRVKNQTRIQRWWAGLIGKQPQLLEERALDICLMKTVPRCVQAYGCVQFECLIYSATWLQKFEGQQVTLRYNPSNIVTLLVYSVEKNNQASVFLGTVKARDLDEERLSLKEWKATKQKIRSGGKAIDQSSILSERLALNEFAQEKIKTLKQRRASEQKRINRKLNQSKVIELFPEEKETAVVLERETDAPELSEQSAFNLVSEPKQQCVKPIPTIAYDWNQIMEENW; the protein is encoded by the coding sequence ATGCTAGAAAAGAAAGCTAGACAAGATGAACAAAACAATCTGTTTGAGGTGGCACCCATAGGGACGGAGTTGACGGTGTCCACTCAACAAGACCGCAAAATCTTGATTGAGCAAATTGAGGATGCCCAAACGAAAACAGAGATTCTTTTAAAAATGGATGCAATAGAGGATATCCGTACTGCTTCTGGTGATAGCAAACAAGAACGTATCAAACAGTGGGCGCAAAAGTTAGGGAAGCATCCACGAACCATTACCCGCATGTTGTCTAAAGCTGACAAAGAAGGATTAGCAGCAATAGCCAAAGCCACACGCTCAGATGCTGGGAAACGCAGAGGGAAAAAGCAATGGCATCAGAGCGTGGAGTATTGGATAGATTTTATCGAAAAAACCTATAAAGATGGCAATAAAAATAGCCGTCGCATGAATCGCAACCAAGTTTATAACCAGGTTCAGGGACATGCCGAATTAGAATTAGGGTTGAAAGAGGGTGAATACCCAAGCCATGTTTTTGTTTATCAAGTGCTAGCTCCCTTAGTTGAAAAGAAAAAAGTCCGGCATCCAGGGCAAGGTTCTCGGATTGTAATTAAGACAACAGCAGGAGAGTTAGTAGTTGAGCGTAGTAATCAAGTCTGGCAAATAGACCATACTCGTTTAGACAGTTTATTAGTAAATGAAAATTTGGAACTAGCTGGTAGTCTCTACATTACTGTTGTCATCGATAGCTATTCCGGGTGTGCAATGGGGTTCTATCTAGGCTTTGAGGCAGCAGGATCTCATGAAGTAGCGCTAGCTCTGCGTCATGCTATGAGGCCCAAGCAGTATCCGCCTGATTACCAAATACAACATGAGTGGATGCTTGCGGGTTTGCCTGAGTATATTGTCACAGACCGAGCTAAGGAATTTAAATCTGGGCATTTGCGACAAATTGCAATGGATTTGAACATTCAACTACGGTTACGTGCTTATCCGCAGCAAGGAGGTTTAATTGAAAGCCTGTTTGACAAGGCAAATAAGGAAGTTTTGTCAATGCTACCAGGCTATAAAGGCTCCAATGTCCAAAAAAGACCATCAGATGCCGAAAAGTATGCCTGCATCACCTACGAAGAATTTGAAAGAATATTAACTCGATATTTTGTTGACCACTACAATCAACATCTCTATCCAAGAGTCAAGAATCAGACACGAATTCAACGGTGGTGGGCAGGGTTAATTGGCAAACAACCTCAGCTGCTAGAAGAACGTGCGTTAGATATATGCTTAATGAAGACAGTACCGCGCTGTGTGCAAGCGTATGGCTGTGTACAGTTTGAGTGTTTAATCTATAGTGCTACTTGGCTACAAAAATTTGAGGGACAACAAGTCACTCTCAGATACAATCCCAGCAATATTGTTACTCTCCTAGTTTATAGCGTGGAGAAGAACAATCAAGCATCTGTTTTTCTAGGTACGGTAAAAGCCAGAGATTTAGATGAAGAACGACTGTCGTTGAAAGAGTGGAAGGCAACAAAGCAAAAAATTCGCTCTGGTGGTAAAGCTATTGACCAGTCATCAATATTATCAGAGCGACTAGCTTTAAATGAGTTTGCTCAAGAGAAAATCAAGACACTTAAACAACGACGAGCTTCAGAACAAAAACGGATTAACCGCAAATTAAATCAAAGCAAAGTTATTGAATTATTTCCTGAAGAAAAGGAGACTGCTGTTGTTTTAGAAAGGGAAACAGATGCTCCTGAACTAT